CGCGGTTCTTACGCTTCGCGGCAGCAGGCGGCGGAGCTTCCTCCATACTGCGGATTCGCTCGTCTCCGCCGCCACGGCTGCTTAGCCCGCGCTGGAGCGGCTTGATCGCCGGAATGATACGTGTTCTGTCCTCATCCTCATCATCCTGGAACAGCATCTTAGCTTCGCTGCGCCGTTCAGGCAGCAGACAGGTCTCCAGATCCTGCAGCATTTGCTTGGCAGACTGGTAGCGCTCCTCCGGGTTCTTGCGCATCGACTTGAGAATAACATTCTCCACGCTTTGCGGAATCAGCGGATTCAGCAGGCGCGGCTCCTCGAATTCCTCCTGCAGATGCTTCAGTGCCACGCTGATCGGACTCTCCCCTAAGAAAGGCAATACACCCGTAAGCATCTGATACAGTACGATGCCTAAGGAGTAAAGATCCGACTTCTCGCCTGTAGTTACGCCCTTGGCATGCTCCGGCGAGAAATAATGCACGGAACCGACCACAGATCCCGTCTGGGTAATCGTAGTAGAAGTAACTGCCCGGGCGATCCCGAAGTCGGTAACCTTAACCCGCCCGTTACGTCCGATCAGAATATTATGCGGTTTAATATCGCGGTGAATAATCTGGTTCATATGCGCATGATCCAGCGCATCACAAATCTGCGAGGCAATCCGCACGGACTCATCCACCTGCATCGGTGCCCGCTCTTTAATAATTTCATTCAGGTTCTTGCCTTCAATATACTCCATAACGATATAATGAATTTCATCTTCCTGGCCGACATCGTATATGCTGACTACGTTGGGATGAGATAACGATGCAGCTGATTGCGCCTCCCGCCGGAACCGGCGGATGAATTCCTCATCATGCACAAATTGATTGCGCAGTACTTTGATAGCAACATTCCGGTTAAGCAGAATATCATGGGCTCTATAGACAAGCGCCATGCCTCCTCCGCCGATCCGTTCGATGACTTGGTAACGGCCGCCCAATTCGTGACCGATCATCTTTCCCACTCCTTTGTCTCGGGCACTGCGGCCTCTCCTTGGTGTTCCAGCATAGCAACGCTTATATTATCGCTGCCGCCCGCAAGCAATGCCAGTTGAAGTAATCGCTCAGCTCTTTCTTCCAGAGATATTTCATGAATTCCGGCTACCTTGCCCAGATGCTCCAGACTGACATAATTGCTGAGCCCGTCGCTGCACAGCAGCAGCAGCTCACCAATCGCAAGCGTAACATATGCCAGATCCGCAGAGACCACTGTATCCGTCCCCAGCGCCCTGGTAAGCACATTGCGGCGGGGATGATTATCCAGCTCCTCAAGACTGATCTGGCCGTTCCTGAACAGCTCATTCACCAGCGTATGGTCCTCGGTTAGCTGCCTGGCCTCACCGTCACGGATCAGATAAGCCCTGCTGTCTCCGATATGGCCGATATAGCCTGCCGACCCTTTCAGCAATGCAGCAACGATGGTCGTCCCCATATTATGGAGCTTCTCATCGCTCTGAGCTTCTCTGTGAACTGTGTTATTGGCTTCCATGATGGCGGCAGTCAGCGCTTCCTTCAGCTCTGCTTCCGGGAGATCAGGCTCCAGCTGGTCCAGAATCCCCCTAACCGTCTCAAGTGCAAGCCTGCTCGCGGTATCGCCAGCCAGATGTCCCCCCATTCCGTCGGCAATAATGCCTAGGGTATAACCGTGGCGCGTGGCGCCGATCCAGACTGAATCCTCATTGACGGTACGTACCCGGCCAATGTCGCTGGCTTGAACTGTTCTGATCAAATATCCTCACCCCAACTCCATATGTTTGGCGCGCAACTGTCCGCATGCGGCCGCAATATCATGGCCCTGCTCACGGCGGATGGTAACATTCACGCCATGATCGGCCAGTATACGCTGAAATTCAAAGATATCATTGCGGGAAGTCCGGACATATTTGCGCTCAGGCACATGATTGACCGGGATCAGATTCACATGGCAGAGCATGGTCTTCAGCACACCGGCCAACTCCTCTGCATGCTCCTTCTGATCATTCACGCCGCCGATCAAGGCGTACTCGAAGCTGATCCGGCGGCCTGTCTTGGCCTGATAATAGCGCAGGGACTCGATTACATCGTCGAACGGATAGCGGCGGTTCACCGGCATCAGCTTGGAACGGAGCGTATCGTTAGGAGCATGAATTGAGATCGCCAGATTAATCTGAGTATCTTCATCGGCGAATTTGTAGATGTTCGGCACAATTCCGCTGGTGGATACAGTGATATGGCGCTGGCCGATATTCAGGCCCTTTTCATGGATCATCAGACGGAGGAATCTCATAGTTGCATCATAATTCTCGAAGGGTTCGCCTGTCCCCATAATGACAATGCTGCTGACACGTTCGCCGCGCGCATCAAGAATCTGCTGGGAGCGGACTACCTGGGCAACGATCTCTCCTGCAGTCAGATCCCGCTTGAGACCGCCCAGGGTAGATGCACAGAAGGTACATCCGATCCGGCAGCCTACCTGGGTGGTCACACACACACTGTTACCATAATTATGCTTCATAATAACTGTCTCAATCGCATGATCATCATGCAGACCGAACAGGAATTTCACGGTGCCGTCCTTGGACTCCAGCTTCGTAATCTCGGTGAGCGCCGAAATACTGAACTGGTCAACCAGCTTGGCTCTGAGTGCCTTGGAGAGGTTACTCATAGATTCGAAGTCATTAACCCGCTTCACATACAGCCAGTCAAAGATCTGCCCGCCGCGAAAAGCCGGTTCTCCATTGTCCTTAGCCCATTGCTGTAACTCTTCTAATGAAAAATCATATATTAAAGGTTTCATTGTATTTTTGCACCTGTGCTTTCATAAATTATATGCGTATTGTTTCTCATTCTTCCTATTTTAACACAAAACTTAGA
The window above is part of the Paenibacillus sp. FSL H8-0048 genome. Proteins encoded here:
- a CDS encoding Stp1/IreP family PP2C-type Ser/Thr phosphatase; translated protein: MIRTVQASDIGRVRTVNEDSVWIGATRHGYTLGIIADGMGGHLAGDTASRLALETVRGILDQLEPDLPEAELKEALTAAIMEANNTVHREAQSDEKLHNMGTTIVAALLKGSAGYIGHIGDSRAYLIRDGEARQLTEDHTLVNELFRNGQISLEELDNHPRRNVLTRALGTDTVVSADLAYVTLAIGELLLLCSDGLSNYVSLEHLGKVAGIHEISLEERAERLLQLALLAGGSDNISVAMLEHQGEAAVPETKEWER
- the rlmN gene encoding 23S rRNA (adenine(2503)-C(2))-methyltransferase RlmN, which encodes MKPLIYDFSLEELQQWAKDNGEPAFRGGQIFDWLYVKRVNDFESMSNLSKALRAKLVDQFSISALTEITKLESKDGTVKFLFGLHDDHAIETVIMKHNYGNSVCVTTQVGCRIGCTFCASTLGGLKRDLTAGEIVAQVVRSQQILDARGERVSSIVIMGTGEPFENYDATMRFLRLMIHEKGLNIGQRHITVSTSGIVPNIYKFADEDTQINLAISIHAPNDTLRSKLMPVNRRYPFDDVIESLRYYQAKTGRRISFEYALIGGVNDQKEHAEELAGVLKTMLCHVNLIPVNHVPERKYVRTSRNDIFEFQRILADHGVNVTIRREQGHDIAAACGQLRAKHMELG